GAACCTCACTAGACCccaaaagaaaagatatttattcttccatttctgtcACCACAAATATCTTGTTAACAACATAACACTCATCTTtgtaatttaaacaaaacaaaacccatcacTCTCTCCTAGGATGAACGTGACATTAGATTAATACTAAGCAAACTCACAAATGACAAAAGATGGAAAATTAACTGAAATGTTCATCCTTCCTGAAATTTCTCTTAAACAGCAGAGAAGTATAATCAATGCTGCCACCCAGTGGCAAGCCAAACAAGTCAGGAAGCATCCTGGAGAAAACAGGGGTCAGAGGCCCAACATCCGGTTTCCTTGCCTCCTATCAGGCCATCTACTCCTTACCTTGCAAAAAACATCACAGCAACATTTCCCAAGCAATCCCTCCTCCACAGTTCCAGTCCAATCATGAGAATACAGTAACCCAAGTCTGGCCTGTGACACAGACTACTTCACATGAAATTTCCCCTGACCGAGGACTTAAATAGGCCAGTTCACCCAGTGCTATGGTCCAGTAGGGGTTAAAACAGGAGAATGTGGACACATCCAAAGCGCCCGTCTGTTCAGAGTGTGTACACAGTAATTCTGATGTCTGTTGCTTCAAACACCTCCTCAATCATTGCAGATACGTTTTCCCATTGCAGACGATCAAGACCACATCCAAtcctgaaaaagacaaaacatctCCGCTGGTTGTGATGAAGCTATCTGAGAAGGCACTTCTTTCCACCTCCCTTAGGCTGTACGCActgaaagcaaaaagacaaatgatcTGGCCTCACACCTAGGCAGCTATGGCGGGAGTCCGCAAGTTAATTCCTGTTGTGAGTCACCTAAGGCTGTTCCTAGACAGCCCCAACATCCAATAGCTGTCACTTCTCTTTTGCCTAATAAGGTACCACTTCTCAATTGTTTGAGGCTACATTTAGAAAATGTATAACTGCAGTGATATGGGAACCTCACTATCCTTCTAGATCTATTGATAAAAACTagctggtatttttaaaatacgcTTATGATAAAGGAATGGAAGGTGAAGGAAGGTAAAAAGAAGGCCAAAGGACAGGATCTCtgcaaaaaggaaatcaaaataaaatgtcgGGAAGTCCTGAGCTGATTGCATTTCAGTCTTTGCAACACCCTGGTGAAACATCAATCAGCCCATAAAACTCTACTACTACCTGGCACCTTTCTTCTAACATGTTACCTTATTGATCCTCAATAtccctacaggaaaaaaaaagaagacttaatattgctaATTTCACATAATTAAATCCCTGAAAAAACTGTGATAAAAACACCCAACAATTTCTGATACATAAGTCACGAATACATTAAAGCCCAAGGTAAGATGAGGGACCTTGTAGCCACATTTATAATTAACGTGGAGCTTGAAGCAAACCTGCATGCATGGTCAGCACTGACTAAAAACTAGACTGACAGGAAGAGAAATGACCCCAAGCCTATTTcctaaaatgaaagtaaagagCATGTTGAACCCCCAAAGTCATTCCCTTAAGTTCCCAATAGCTAGGGTCTAAGACATTACATAAGTGACGTATCCTCTGGCTACTACCCACATGGACTACAAAACAAGCATGCAGATTAGAAGGCAGTGATAATTTATAACTTTTTCTGTACCAGATTAACGGGCTTGGGATACCTGAAGTGGCCCAGAAGAAAATCACAATTGCTCAGATTTGGTTCTTAAGCTTTTACTCCTTCAAGAACAGAGTCTCAGCCTTAGATAGAAGATGTCCAGATTCAACAGAGAGGACTCAACAACATGTCCTCCCGACTAAGCAGGCTGTGTGTTTTAATTATTCTGATTCATTCAACACAGGCTAAGAAATGGGTAAAACGTAGCCTGAGGTCTGACAACTGGTTCACTGGTGAtgttaaaaagcttttaaatttgTCCACTTTTAAGCCTGTATTTTGAGTGAGGCTTTCAAGTCATTTGTCTCCCGGTGAGACAGCAAATGTCACCACTCGATTACAAGTATTCATTCGGGGCCCTGGATTTCCTTGCCTGGGCATAGAGAGGTCGGTGACTCCATTCTTCAGACAGTGGGACTTCATGGCCTCTAAACTCTTCTGTAAGTTTTCATAAGTTGGCTTATGTGAAGCCCTTTTCTTTGTAATCTGAGTacaaagaatgaatttaaaactTCCATTAGTCCAAAATGATAGCCAAAGAAAAGCCGTCACATTCTCACAACATCCTGATCATTAAAAAACTATATACTTTCAGAATTCCTTAGAGCAGGACAAATCTCATATTGTCCCTTCCAGTTATGGGAGGCCCTCAGGAAAATCCACTAAACAGGGCCTGAGAAACCCAGAGAGCACCATGTAAtaacttttccttttcccaaGAAGCCCAGGAGATTAGCAGGCCGTGCCTATTGTCTATTGTTTTTAAACAAGGTAGGTCAAAGTCTCTGTGCCACTTCCAAGAGATAAGCAATGTATCTGTAACAAGAACCCATACCACCTAAAAACTTCCtgttatgtctatttatttagaaACCACagttgtttgcttttcatttctctataaagaacaaagagaaactgGTAGTGTTCCAAACAAGACTGGAAGTCACATCGACCTTAAGGACAGCATCCCAAGGGCTTAAGGCATGTCCCCGTTCAGTGTGCTATCCACATCAGACTGGTAGTGGGTTGGCTGCTCTAAGTCGCTCAGCACCATCACCAAGCAGCCACACTCCTTCCAGGGCCTAAAGGACATATGGACAGTGGAAGAATCCCACATTGAGGCAGAAGGCAGGAGAAGAGCTAAGTAATACTAGGCACTGCATTTGAGagggaagaacaaaagaaaaactcctTTGGGATATCCATCTTTTGAGATATGTTTCTATCTCACCATAATTAGGAAAGAATTAAGGCACGGGGGACATCCCTAATTTTTCCAAGTCTTAGAACACAGGCTTTTGGTAGTTGTCACAGTGGAGCTGGGAGGCAGCCTCGTGCTCCTTTCCAACGCAGTGCTCCCAATAGCCACCACCACTGGATCTGGGCTGGCATGGATCAGAAGTTGTGGCCATCTATGTCTGTCTAGAACGGAACATCACGAGCAACACAAATGCAGCAGCCCACATCCAGTCCTTAGAACACCATAAGAACTGACCCTCGTCTTACCAAGTAATATATATATCGCCCATCTCTCTTCAGAACAGCCACTTCTCCAGATTTCTTTTCtacaaaaaagttatttaatagtagaaaggtatttaaaaaaacaacaccgATTTGCattcttcaatttaaaataaaatctttacagaTTTGACTTCAGTACTAAATAATTTCAACTCTGAAGAAACCTAGGGTCTCTGTTAACACTTTGTTTCTTATCAGCCTTCCTTAACCTCCAGCTTTCTTATCcgttttctgtcttgttttcctcTTATCCCGTCCTGCCCATATTTTCAAATACACCCTTACTTATTCacttaaaaaacttttagtaactttttcttttacatataaagAGTTACTGTGTTAAGCATTATGGAGCACAGAGATGTGTAAAAGTTCCTAATTGGTGAAGAGCTTTCAATGAAGGGAAGGTGTCCCGTTTACAAAGAACTACAATAAAAAGCAGTATAAACTTTTAATGGAATCACCAGTGGAGTCTCCGACCCGGTAAGCCTGGACCGTGATCTGAGCAACTATTGCCAAAGCTCTGCATGTGATTCTAACTCCTGTCTCTGGTTTAAAATCACTGGTAAAGTGATGGGAACGATCCGTAAGGAAGAGGTTTTAAACTCCTCTTTGAGGAGTAAGTAAAATATGGGTAGACAGGATCTTGAATGCCTAGTTAACACCTATGGACTTCGTTAAGCACTTCTGTTATTAAAAGTTTCAGAAAACTGAAGTAATATCAACAAAGTTTAATGACAGAGGAAGAGATTAGAAACGTTTATGAGAATTCAAGTTTGGTGTGATGAAGACCCAAACTGTAGGCCATTTTTGTAGAGGAAAACCTTAATCTGAAGAGTTCAAGTTCTCAGTGGTTGGGAACCACTGCATGTATAtcctaataattaaaatgtaacagGTGATCAAGACAGTCTAGCCAAGGCGGACGAGTAAAGCTGTTTTTCAAAACTCACGTTGATTTAACAGCTCCTGCACCCCTCCAAATTTCTTCTTGAAAAGGACAGCTATCCCAGCACCCATTCGACAATCCTCACTGATACAGTGGGCTAAAGAGTCTGTTTTGGGGCATGCAAAAAGGTCTCCTTTCACATAAGTGATCTAAAAtgtgaagaagggaaaagaaaggtttTATTTGATACAGAAAAACACTaagatatttctttcattttcctttattgtgtCTCCCACCACTGCCCCTCCTTGATTTAAAACCAAATCTgctgcggcacctgggtggctcagtcagttgagagaccgactcctgatttcggctcaggtcatgacctcatgatttgaCACTGAGCCCCAGGCTGCAaaaacagcgtggagcctgcttgggatgcgcacccgtgcgcgctctctctcaaaacaaataaataaacgttaaaaaataaataaaaccaaagctgaagaATTTAAGGAGTTAACTACAACAAATTAAAGCATGTGTAAGAGAAAAGTGATCATGATCTCTGCCTCGTACTGTATCAGCCTTTCTGAAGCAAatcagctggggagggaggaagacaattCAATTATGGCTTTAATTAAAGTGTTTATGCTTTTGACCTTAATTATTCTGAATTTCAGTTCACCAATAAGTTAATAGTTGCTACGCACTCTGCTTCCTTCTGGATCTTCATTAGGGCTGCCGGCCATGATACTGAGTCGCTATTTCCAGAACTTAGGTGTTTCTTCAGCTAcgagaagggaaaaggaaaaaggcttAGGCAGCCTGAACATATTATATTCAAATTCCCTGACCACCCACTTGGTAGTCTTCTTCCCCCACCATTTATCGCTGAATGGGAGTTCGTTCAGGCTCTATAAAGTAATACAAAATTCTTCTGGGGCAAGAATGAGGAAGGATGGCTAGCTAGGTCTGGAGGCGGCCGGGCCCCGCTCGCATTTCGCGCTTTCCTTGGGGGCGCCCCGCTCGGCCAGGGGAAGGAAAGGCGGTCCCTACGACTCGTCTCCTCCTTTTTCCGCGCCCGGGCAAGGCGGATTCAGGACTGTCTCTTCTCTGCAAAACCAAAAGTATTCCCCAGTGGGTCTGGCACACGAGACAAAAGGAGGGACTTGGCCACAGTCCCGCTGAGCAACCGAGGAGTGTCTGGACCAGGGGAGTTGTACCGCCGAACCGCAGgcggggagagggaaagaggcctCTCAAGGAAGGCTCGCCCCCATCTgctcgtggggggggggggggacgggacgGGGAAGGAGTCTAGAGAGGCCTCCCGTTCTGTCTCCCACCCTAGGGCAGGTCAGCGAGGGAATAGGGCCTGTCCTAGAGTCccgtgggaaggagagagaaggctcCCTCAAAGCCCCAACATACCGGGGTTACCCTTCCACCTGGAAAGGAGTCGGCCGTTGCGAAGTCCCGCCCCGCGGGGAAGGGCTCCGGATCCAGCCCTGGTAGGTGGGAAGCAGCAGACGAACCCAGACACAGAACCAATCCAGCCACAGCCCTTAATTGCACGCACCTAAAATGGCCGCCCACCACCCGGGAGCGGGGCGGAAACAAGCCTCTCTAGCAAGCCAGCCGAACTCGCACTCTTTGGTAATAGCCGCCGAACTTCCGGCGGTAAAATCCGTGGAAAGTCCCGCCGCCGCCCGGGCATGCGTAACGAGACAGCTCGCCGCGAGTGGGGAAGAACGGCGCTTGCGCCTTAGCCCCAGGGGTGTGTCTCCAGCCACCGcagagaagggggtgggcagTTGGCAAAGAAGATAGTTAGCGCCTGCGTAGTACTATGTTTAGGGCGGTGTTTGAGTTCAAGGATCTGGCGCGTCCAGAAGGCGCCTGCGTATTCCTTCTGCTGGAGATGGTGTCGAATCAGGAAAGTGGGCGTGGCTCCAGGGAACGCCTGCGCGATGCTCCCTcaactgggggtggggtgaaCCAGATGCTGGGGTTAGGGGGCGTGGTCTCAGGGGCGCCTGCGCCGAGGCGGTTGGAGGGAGGCCCGATTCCCCTTTGTTCGGGTTCGCCATTTTGCGAGGCAGCGGCagtggcggcggcagcggcggctgGAGCCTCTGATTGGGTTTCGGGGTCCGGTACTGGAGCCAATCAGCGCGGGCAGCGAACCGGGGGAGCGAGGCACGGTGAGTGTGAGGAGCCAATATC
The sequence above is a segment of the Prionailurus bengalensis isolate Pbe53 chromosome B2, Fcat_Pben_1.1_paternal_pri, whole genome shotgun sequence genome. Coding sequences within it:
- the OARD1 gene encoding ADP-ribose glycohydrolase OARD1 isoform X1 — translated: MAGSPNEDPEGSRITYVKGDLFACPKTDSLAHCISEDCRMGAGIAVLFKKKFGGVQELLNQQKKSGEVAVLKRDGRYIYYLITKKRASHKPTYENLQKSLEAMKSHCLKNGVTDLSMPRIGCGLDRLQWENVSAMIEEVFEATDIRITVYTL
- the OARD1 gene encoding ADP-ribose glycohydrolase OARD1 isoform X2, which codes for MAGSPNEDPEGSRITYVKGDLFACPKTDSLAHCISEDCRMGAGIAVLFKKKFGGVQELLNQQKKSGEVAVLKRDGRYIYYLDWMWS